Proteins encoded within one genomic window of Flavobacterium oreochromis:
- a CDS encoding lycopene cyclase domain-containing protein, which translates to MEKYYYLLLNIGSFLFPFLFSFEKKWMRFIRFWKPYLTSILVIGIIFIIWDIYFAYKNVWGFNDRYLIGLRWWKLPLEEWFFFLLIPYASNFIHYSVCYFFPDIKLKSKTAQLISLLFLGFSFLVFVLNLDKIYTATSFGLFAFLMALQSIYQWEYARQFYISFILIYIPFFLVNSTLTGMFTTHPIVFYDNNENLGIRIGTMPIEDSFYCFTMLYGSVILFEVLKRKWNYTTQLSYKN; encoded by the coding sequence TTGGAAAAATATTATTACTTACTACTAAATATTGGTAGTTTTTTATTTCCTTTTCTTTTTAGTTTTGAAAAGAAATGGATGCGTTTTATCAGGTTTTGGAAGCCTTATTTAACTAGTATACTGGTGATAGGTATAATTTTTATAATTTGGGATATCTATTTTGCTTATAAAAATGTTTGGGGATTTAATGACAGGTATTTGATAGGTTTGCGCTGGTGGAAATTACCCTTAGAAGAATGGTTTTTTTTTCTATTAATTCCGTATGCTAGCAATTTTATACATTATTCGGTTTGTTATTTTTTTCCAGATATAAAATTAAAAAGTAAAACGGCTCAATTGATTAGCTTACTATTTTTAGGATTTAGTTTTTTAGTATTTGTTTTAAACTTAGACAAAATATATACAGCTACTAGTTTTGGACTTTTTGCTTTTTTAATGGCTTTACAAAGTATATATCAATGGGAATATGCACGTCAATTTTACATAAGTTTTATTCTTATATATATACCTTTTTTTTTAGTAAATTCAACACTTACTGGCATGTTTACTACTCACCCAATTGTTTTTTATGACAATAACGAAAATTTAGGGATTAGAATAGGTACTATGCCTATAGAGGATAGTTTTTACTGCTTTACAATGCTTTATGGAAGCGTTATTTTATTTGAAGTTTTAAAAAGAAAATGGAACTACACGACTCAACTATCATATAAAAATTAA
- a CDS encoding KdsC family phosphatase has translation MSKSYKEIMNHINTFVFDVDGVLTDGTVHITPTGEMLREMNIRDGFAMKAAIESGYNVCIISGGSNEGVRIRLRNLGITDIYLGSPNKVETFKEYCDIYNIQPENVLYMGDDIPDYHVMQLVGLPTCPQDASPEIKEVSNYISHINGGKGAVRDVIEQVMKVQKKWNIYFNGKFF, from the coding sequence ATGTCTAAAAGTTATAAAGAAATAATGAATCACATCAATACTTTTGTATTTGATGTAGATGGTGTTTTAACAGATGGAACCGTACATATAACACCTACTGGTGAAATGTTACGTGAAATGAATATACGCGATGGATTTGCTATGAAAGCGGCTATAGAAAGTGGTTATAATGTATGTATTATCTCAGGAGGAAGTAATGAAGGTGTACGTATTCGATTACGGAATTTAGGCATCACAGACATTTATCTTGGATCACCTAATAAAGTAGAAACATTTAAAGAGTACTGCGATATTTATAATATCCAACCTGAAAACGTACTATATATGGGAGATGATATACCTGATTATCATGTTATGCAATTAGTAGGGCTTCCTACTTGCCCTCAAGATGCTAGCCCTGAAATAAAAGAAGTTTCTAATTACATTTCACATATAAACGGAGGTAAAGGAGCAGTTCGTGATGTAATTGAACAAGTAATGAAAGTTCAAAAAAAATGGAACATCTATTTTAACGGTAAGTTTTTTTAA
- a CDS encoding SRPBCC family protein — MDINIKKQSGIYTLTSKQILPISLEEAWCFFTLPKNLDKITPKEMQFSITNNPGETTYAGQIITYKIGIFPLFKNNWITEITHLHYQKFFVDEQRFGPYAMWHHEHHFESTIEGHVLMTDIVNFKLPMGMLGDLLTGFWVGKKVRFIFESRYLILKKLFE, encoded by the coding sequence ATGGACATTAATATAAAAAAACAATCTGGCATATATACCTTAACATCTAAGCAAATTTTGCCTATTAGTTTAGAAGAAGCTTGGTGTTTTTTTACTTTGCCAAAAAATCTGGATAAAATTACTCCTAAGGAAATGCAATTTTCTATCACTAATAATCCAGGAGAAACAACCTATGCTGGACAAATCATTACATATAAAATTGGTATTTTTCCGCTTTTTAAAAATAATTGGATAACGGAAATTACTCATTTACATTACCAAAAATTTTTTGTAGATGAGCAGCGTTTTGGGCCTTACGCAATGTGGCATCATGAACATCATTTTGAAAGTACTATCGAAGGTCATGTTTTAATGACAGACATTGTAAATTTCAAATTACCAATGGGTATGTTAGGCGATTTATTAACAGGCTTTTGGGTAGGCAAGAAAGTCCGTTTTATTTTTGAAAGCCGATACCTTATTTTAAAAAAATTATTTGAATAG
- a CDS encoding TIGR03643 family protein — MKDLEVYSLDRIIEMAWEDRTPFEAIKYQFSITESEVISLMRKELKRSSFKRWRKRVNSGISNKHLCKRNPEIKRFKCSRQKNISLNKIAKR, encoded by the coding sequence ATGAAAGACCTTGAAGTTTATTCATTAGATCGAATAATAGAAATGGCGTGGGAAGATCGTACTCCATTTGAAGCTATAAAATACCAGTTTAGTATTACAGAATCAGAAGTAATATCACTTATGAGAAAAGAACTCAAAAGAAGCTCTTTTAAACGCTGGAGAAAAAGAGTGAATTCAGGAATTAGTAATAAACATTTATGTAAAAGAAACCCCGAAATAAAACGTTTTAAATGTTCGAGGCAAAAAAACATAAGCCTAAATAAAATAGCAAAAAGATGA
- a CDS encoding lipocalin family protein, producing the protein MKLLYSILLSFLLISCSEKIELKDLDKLNGYWQIAKVEVVEGEDKEYAINENYDYFKIKKHQGFHKKVRWQPTGKFLINDLEEAVKAIQKEGNIYLEFSSNFGKHTDKLIKVTDKEMVLEVENGNKNYYTKVMEDGKAIK; encoded by the coding sequence ATGAAGTTATTATATAGTATTCTATTGAGCTTTTTGCTTATTTCATGTTCTGAAAAAATAGAATTAAAAGATTTAGATAAATTAAATGGTTATTGGCAAATTGCAAAAGTAGAAGTAGTTGAAGGAGAAGACAAAGAGTATGCAATAAATGAAAATTATGATTATTTCAAGATCAAAAAACACCAAGGATTTCACAAAAAAGTACGTTGGCAACCTACAGGTAAATTTTTGATTAACGATTTAGAAGAAGCTGTAAAAGCAATTCAGAAAGAAGGAAATATTTATTTAGAGTTTAGCTCAAATTTTGGAAAGCATACGGACAAACTTATAAAGGTCACCGATAAAGAGATGGTTTTAGAAGTAGAAAATGGAAATAAAAATTATTATACAAAAGTGATGGAAGATGGCAAAGCGATTAAATAA
- a CDS encoding phytoene desaturase family protein, whose amino-acid sequence MKKVVIIGSGFSSLTAACYMAKAGYSVVVVEKNEQLGGRASMIEIEGFKFDMGPSWYWMPDVFERFFTDFGKNVSDYYELEKLSPAYRVFFGENDFIDIEDDPEKIIATFERIERGSGKLLEAFIKEAQDNYKIAIHDLVYNPGKSVTELVSIETAKRLHLFVTTIAQQIRNKIKNPKLRSILEFPVLFLGAKPSKTPAFYNFMNYADFGLGTWYPKGGFNAVARGMVTLAKELGVEFYVNEEVIEIEKNRNLVTSITTSNRIFKGDIFISGADYAHTEKLLGEKRNYSEKYWQNKTFAPSSFLYYVAFNRKVSHLIHHNLFFDTDFEQHAKEIYDTYEYPKKPLFYANFSSITDETLAPEGKEIGFFLIPVAVDLKDNPIIHEQYFEIILERIKKCTGENLKDAVLFKKSFGVNDFKERYYSCRGNAYGLANTLLQTSILRPQIDNKKLKNFFYTGQLTVPGPGVPPALISGKVVADYILGKTKKTINLETLHYE is encoded by the coding sequence ATGAAAAAAGTAGTTATCATAGGTTCTGGTTTTTCTTCGTTAACTGCGGCTTGTTACATGGCAAAAGCAGGATATTCTGTAGTAGTGGTAGAAAAAAATGAGCAATTAGGAGGTAGAGCATCAATGATAGAAATTGAAGGATTCAAATTTGATATGGGACCTAGCTGGTACTGGATGCCCGATGTTTTTGAACGATTTTTTACAGATTTTGGTAAAAATGTTTCTGATTATTATGAACTAGAAAAACTTTCTCCTGCCTACCGAGTATTTTTTGGGGAAAATGATTTTATTGATATTGAGGATGATCCAGAAAAAATCATAGCCACCTTTGAACGCATAGAAAGAGGTAGTGGAAAATTATTAGAGGCTTTTATTAAAGAAGCACAAGATAATTATAAAATTGCTATACATGATCTAGTATATAATCCAGGAAAATCAGTAACTGAGTTAGTTTCTATAGAAACAGCAAAAAGATTACATCTATTTGTAACCACGATTGCTCAACAAATTAGAAATAAAATTAAAAATCCGAAACTTAGAAGTATTCTAGAATTTCCTGTGTTATTTTTAGGTGCAAAACCTAGCAAAACGCCAGCTTTTTACAACTTTATGAATTATGCTGATTTTGGATTAGGTACTTGGTATCCAAAAGGTGGTTTTAATGCCGTAGCTAGAGGTATGGTTACATTAGCCAAGGAATTAGGTGTGGAATTCTATGTTAATGAAGAAGTAATAGAAATTGAAAAGAATAGAAACCTAGTTACTAGTATAACTACATCTAATCGAATTTTTAAGGGTGATATTTTTATTTCTGGTGCTGATTATGCGCATACAGAAAAATTACTAGGTGAAAAGAGGAATTATTCTGAAAAGTATTGGCAAAATAAAACTTTTGCTCCAAGTTCATTTTTATATTATGTAGCATTTAATAGAAAAGTTAGCCATTTAATACATCATAATTTATTTTTTGATACTGATTTTGAACAGCATGCTAAAGAGATTTATGACACCTATGAATACCCAAAAAAACCCTTATTCTATGCAAATTTTTCGAGTATAACTGATGAAACACTAGCTCCTGAAGGAAAAGAAATAGGTTTTTTCTTGATTCCTGTTGCTGTGGATTTGAAAGATAATCCTATAATACACGAACAATACTTTGAAATAATATTAGAGAGAATAAAAAAATGTACAGGGGAAAATCTCAAAGATGCTGTACTGTTTAAAAAATCATTTGGTGTTAATGATTTTAAAGAACGTTATTATTCTTGCCGAGGTAACGCTTATGGACTTGCGAATACTTTACTGCAAACGTCTATTTTACGCCCGCAAATTGATAATAAAAAGTTGAAAAACTTTTTTTACACCGGACAACTTACTGTTCCAGGACCGGGTGTTCCACCTGCTTTGATTTCTGGTAAGGTAGTAGCTGATTATATTTTAGGAAAAACAAAGAAAACAATAAACCTAGAAACTTTACATTATGAATAA
- a CDS encoding SDR family NAD(P)-dependent oxidoreductase, whose translation MKNIVIIGCGNGIGLATTKAIHQSHNVLGISKTYTTELDNLDIQFYEKNILTDDLEEIEFPDCIDGLVYAPGSINLKPFHRFSEEDFRNDFEINVLGAIKVIQKLLPNLKKSSSSSILLFSSVAAKVGMPFHTSIATSKSAVEGLVRSLAAEFAQHKIRINAIAPSLTSTKLSASFLATPEKIEAAAKRHPLQNIGDPNDIAKMIVFLLSDSAAWITGQIIGIDGGMSNLKL comes from the coding sequence ATGAAAAATATTGTCATTATAGGTTGTGGCAACGGGATAGGACTTGCAACTACGAAAGCAATACATCAATCTCACAATGTATTAGGAATTTCAAAAACATATACTACAGAATTAGATAATTTGGATATCCAATTTTATGAAAAAAATATTTTAACAGATGATTTAGAGGAAATAGAATTCCCAGATTGTATAGACGGACTTGTATACGCACCTGGAAGTATTAATTTGAAACCTTTTCACAGATTTTCTGAAGAAGATTTTCGGAATGATTTCGAAATTAATGTACTAGGAGCAATAAAAGTTATCCAAAAATTATTACCTAATTTAAAGAAATCAAGTTCATCAAGTATACTCCTTTTTAGCAGTGTGGCGGCAAAAGTGGGCATGCCTTTTCATACATCGATTGCGACCAGTAAGAGTGCAGTCGAAGGTTTAGTTAGAAGTTTAGCTGCCGAATTTGCTCAGCATAAAATACGCATCAACGCTATAGCCCCTTCTTTGACATCGACTAAACTTTCGGCATCTTTTTTAGCAACTCCCGAAAAAATTGAAGCTGCGGCTAAACGACATCCGTTACAGAATATAGGCGATCCTAATGATATTGCAAAAATGATTGTATTTTTGCTCTCTGATTCTGCTGCTTGGATAACAGGACAAATTATAGGGATAGATGGAGGAATGAGCAATTTAAAATTGTAA
- a CDS encoding glutathione peroxidase, translated as MKKGVLLLMSMLVFSCKNQEETLKNDDSSREAKGLQEIVIEKNLEGQTIYQYQVIDVNGKIFDFSKLRGKKIMIVNTATDCGFTDQLELLQQMYVKYKRKGLEIVAFPSNDFGDSEPLENSEINAFCKKKYGVTFPIMAKVSLKGSNKNPVYQFLMNKNKNGLKDNVLHWNFQKYLINESGHVDQVLGPHITPDSPAVLEWIKS; from the coding sequence ATGAAAAAAGGAGTTTTATTATTAATGTCTATGCTTGTGTTTTCATGTAAAAATCAAGAAGAGACTTTAAAAAATGATGATTCAAGTAGAGAAGCTAAAGGCTTGCAAGAAATCGTTATTGAAAAGAATTTAGAAGGGCAAACCATTTATCAATATCAAGTAATAGATGTAAATGGAAAGATTTTTGATTTTTCAAAACTAAGAGGGAAAAAGATAATGATTGTTAATACTGCTACTGATTGTGGATTTACAGATCAATTAGAGTTGTTACAGCAAATGTATGTTAAATATAAAAGGAAGGGACTAGAAATAGTTGCGTTCCCCTCTAATGATTTTGGAGATTCAGAGCCTTTAGAAAATTCAGAGATTAATGCCTTTTGTAAAAAGAAATATGGCGTTACTTTTCCCATAATGGCAAAGGTTAGTTTGAAAGGAAGTAATAAGAATCCTGTGTATCAGTTTTTAATGAACAAAAATAAAAATGGATTAAAGGATAATGTTCTTCACTGGAATTTTCAAAAATATTTGATTAATGAAAGTGGACATGTAGACCAAGTTTTAGGACCTCATATAACACCTGATAGTCCAGCCGTTTTAGAATGGATTAAATCATAA
- a CDS encoding DUF721 domain-containing protein: protein MAKRLNNNSPIGDILKQIIETNKLEKGLNQISVVDAWKNLMGNGVNHYTQAVILKGSVLYVELTSSVLREELSYGKDKIIKMINEELGEELVKDVVLR, encoded by the coding sequence ATGGCAAAGCGATTAAATAATAATAGTCCAATAGGGGATATACTAAAACAAATTATTGAAACCAATAAATTAGAGAAAGGATTAAATCAAATTTCGGTTGTTGATGCTTGGAAAAATTTAATGGGAAATGGAGTAAATCATTATACACAAGCAGTTATTTTAAAAGGTTCTGTTTTATATGTAGAATTAACTTCTTCCGTTTTACGAGAAGAATTAAGTTATGGAAAAGATAAAATCATAAAAATGATAAATGAAGAGCTAGGAGAAGAACTAGTTAAGGATGTTGTCTTAAGATAA
- a CDS encoding glutathione peroxidase: MSRVIAILCMFFCAMTWAQKSKLNDEYMNTIYQFKVKDISGNEFDLAKLKGKKVMIVNTASECGLTPQYVQLEELYKKYKDNNFVIIGFPANNFGSQEPGSNEQIATFCKKNYGVSFPMMEKISVKGADIHPLYSFLTQKKQNGTLDNDVKWNFQKYLIDENGKLVKMIAPQTLPNTDEILNWIKS; the protein is encoded by the coding sequence ATGAGTAGAGTTATTGCAATTTTATGTATGTTTTTTTGTGCTATGACATGGGCACAGAAGAGTAAATTAAATGATGAATATATGAATACAATTTATCAATTTAAAGTGAAGGATATAAGTGGTAATGAGTTTGATCTTGCTAAATTGAAAGGTAAAAAAGTAATGATCGTAAATACAGCGTCTGAATGTGGATTAACACCACAATATGTTCAGTTAGAAGAGTTGTACAAAAAGTATAAGGATAATAATTTTGTTATTATAGGATTTCCTGCTAATAATTTTGGATCACAAGAACCAGGTAGTAATGAGCAAATTGCTACTTTTTGTAAAAAAAACTATGGCGTTTCTTTTCCTATGATGGAAAAAATATCTGTGAAAGGAGCTGATATACATCCCCTTTATTCATTTTTAACTCAAAAAAAACAAAATGGAACATTAGATAATGATGTAAAATGGAATTTTCAGAAGTATCTAATAGATGAAAACGGAAAATTAGTTAAAATGATAGCACCTCAAACTTTGCCTAATACAGATGAAATCCTGAATTGGATAAAGTCATAA
- a CDS encoding phytoene/squalene synthase family protein codes for MNNEQLFDHISGLTSKMVTQKYSTSFSWASKLFKPEIRQHIYNIYGFVRFADEIVDTFHQYDKTKLMNMFENEYRSSVENGISLNPVINSFCKTQREKKIPQHLVDAFLHSMKMDLGEIKNLNDEKYNEYIYGSAEVVGLMCLKVFLNGDVNEYERLKPYAQSLGAAFQKINFLRDISADFNDLGRTYFPQVNFKHFTKSDKLAIEEDIAYDFANALIGIKLLPISSRLAVFMAYKYYYNLFRKIKQCDAEVLITQRIRVSNLRKAYLFGEMMLFKNLNLIR; via the coding sequence ATGAATAACGAACAACTTTTTGACCATATCTCTGGACTTACTTCCAAAATGGTAACGCAAAAGTATAGTACTTCTTTTTCTTGGGCTTCGAAACTGTTTAAACCAGAGATAAGACAGCATATTTATAATATTTATGGATTTGTACGCTTTGCCGATGAAATTGTAGATACGTTTCATCAATATGACAAAACGAAATTGATGAATATGTTTGAAAATGAATATCGTTCTTCTGTAGAAAATGGAATTTCATTGAATCCTGTAATCAATTCTTTTTGTAAAACCCAAAGAGAAAAAAAAATTCCTCAACATTTAGTCGATGCATTTTTGCATTCTATGAAAATGGATTTAGGGGAAATTAAAAACCTTAACGACGAAAAATACAATGAATATATTTACGGTAGCGCTGAGGTCGTAGGTTTAATGTGTCTTAAAGTCTTCTTAAATGGTGATGTTAATGAATATGAGCGTTTAAAACCTTATGCGCAGAGTTTAGGAGCAGCTTTTCAAAAAATTAATTTCTTGAGAGATATTAGCGCTGACTTTAATGATCTGGGCAGGACATACTTTCCACAAGTAAATTTTAAACATTTTACTAAGTCGGACAAATTAGCTATAGAGGAGGATATTGCTTATGATTTTGCTAATGCCTTGATTGGTATAAAATTATTACCTATTTCTTCTAGACTTGCTGTTTTTATGGCTTATAAATATTATTACAACTTATTTCGCAAAATTAAACAATGTGATGCAGAAGTATTAATCACTCAAAGAATTAGGGTTTCAAATTTAAGAAAAGCCTATCTTTTTGGTGAGATGATGTTATTTAAAAACCTAAATCTAATACGATAA
- a CDS encoding MarR family transcriptional regulator — MIRRGLKDFPQLANEEFTYLYRIIDESSLTKMQLIERNAHEKQTGIEIIKRLVKNDLLEEFPDDHDKRITRLRITQKGEKLF, encoded by the coding sequence ATGATTCGAAGAGGTCTTAAAGATTTCCCTCAATTAGCAAATGAAGAATTTACTTATTTATATCGAATTATTGATGAGAGCTCGTTGACAAAAATGCAGTTAATTGAAAGAAATGCTCACGAAAAGCAAACTGGAATTGAAATAATTAAGCGTTTAGTAAAGAATGATTTGCTAGAAGAATTTCCAGATGATCATGATAAACGTATTACTAGATTGCGAATTACTCAAAAAGGGGAAAAATTATTTTGA
- a CDS encoding Rossmann-like and DUF2520 domain-containing protein: MTTVVILGSGNVASHLIKAFQLTKEVEVTQVYTRNNTAEIPNFPTNKIVHTLEELQDADVYILSVTDAAISSLAKKIPFQNKLIIHTSGTVNIQSLPETTRKGVFYPLQTFSKNKTISFKEIPICIEAEHYEDYLVLEKIARSISNQVFNINSEQRKSLHVSAVFVCNFVNYLYQIGNEICIENKVPFEILQPLIQETANKIKELRPKDAQTGPAKRKDTVTINEHLHFLQNDTHKEIYKLLTKSIIDNV, from the coding sequence ATGACAACAGTGGTAATCTTAGGCTCAGGAAATGTAGCCTCCCATCTTATAAAAGCTTTTCAGTTAACAAAAGAAGTTGAAGTAACACAAGTATATACCAGAAACAATACAGCTGAAATACCTAATTTTCCGACAAATAAAATAGTGCATACGTTGGAAGAATTACAAGATGCTGATGTTTACATCTTATCCGTTACAGATGCTGCAATAAGCTCATTAGCAAAAAAAATTCCCTTTCAAAACAAATTAATTATTCATACTTCAGGTACAGTCAATATACAATCATTACCTGAAACCACAAGAAAAGGCGTATTTTATCCATTACAAACTTTTTCTAAAAACAAAACTATTAGTTTTAAAGAAATTCCTATCTGCATTGAAGCCGAACATTATGAAGACTATTTAGTTCTTGAAAAAATTGCTAGATCAATCAGCAATCAAGTTTTTAATATTAATTCCGAACAAAGAAAATCATTACATGTATCTGCTGTTTTTGTTTGTAATTTTGTCAATTATTTATACCAAATTGGAAACGAAATTTGCATAGAAAACAAAGTTCCTTTTGAAATTCTTCAACCTCTTATACAAGAAACTGCTAATAAAATTAAAGAACTAAGACCTAAAGATGCACAAACTGGACCTGCAAAAAGAAAAGACACGGTTACGATTAACGAACATCTTCATTTTTTACAAAACGACACACATAAAGAAATCTATAAATTATTAACAAAATCTATTATTGACAATGTCTAA
- a CDS encoding geranylgeranylglycerol-phosphate geranylgeranyltransferase: MKFLNLVRYKNLLLIALMQLVLYFGFLKLQSIPLGIQTWQYFLLVFATLFITAGGYIINDIFDQGTDAINKPNKNLIGNSISESLAYNLYTTFTFLGVITGYYLSHIINHPNFVIVFILCASLLYLYATNLKQIILIKNITVSLLLAFSVIIIGLFTLFPVLPFGDKGQLFFLFSVLIDFSIMAFMINFLREIIKDIEDIRGDYNEDIRTIPIVLGTNRTLKLIFGLTFIPITLILSYIYNNLFELTYATLYILFFIIGPLLYFAIKVWSAQSQKDYKHLSNVLKLIILLGSLSIGVIGLNMTYYASH, translated from the coding sequence ATGAAATTCTTAAATCTTGTTCGTTACAAAAATCTATTACTAATTGCTTTAATGCAATTAGTTTTATATTTTGGATTTTTAAAACTTCAATCTATTCCATTAGGAATTCAAACTTGGCAATATTTTCTTTTAGTTTTTGCTACCCTTTTTATTACAGCTGGTGGATATATTATAAACGACATTTTTGACCAAGGTACTGATGCTATTAATAAACCGAATAAAAATCTAATAGGAAATTCAATTAGTGAATCTCTAGCATATAACCTATATACTACTTTCACTTTTCTAGGTGTTATTACAGGTTATTACCTATCTCACATCATCAATCACCCTAATTTCGTAATTGTTTTTATTTTATGTGCCTCTTTATTGTATTTATATGCTACTAACTTAAAACAAATTATATTAATCAAAAATATAACGGTATCATTACTATTAGCTTTTAGCGTTATCATCATAGGATTATTTACTCTTTTTCCGGTATTACCTTTTGGAGACAAAGGACAATTATTCTTTTTATTTTCTGTTTTAATTGATTTTTCAATAATGGCTTTTATGATTAACTTTTTACGAGAAATTATAAAGGATATTGAAGACATCAGGGGAGATTATAACGAAGATATTCGTACAATACCTATCGTTTTAGGAACAAACAGGACTTTAAAACTTATTTTTGGTCTTACTTTTATACCTATTACATTAATTTTATCCTATATTTATAATAACCTTTTTGAATTAACATACGCAACACTTTATATTTTATTTTTTATTATAGGTCCTCTTCTATATTTTGCCATAAAAGTATGGAGTGCACAATCTCAAAAAGATTATAAACATCTTAGCAATGTTCTAAAATTAATTATTTTACTAGGAAGCCTTTCTATAGGTGTTATTGGTTTAAACATGACTTATTATGCTTCGCACTAA
- a CDS encoding serine hydrolase domain-containing protein: MYFPPTSSTIWETKSINSLNWNIGALESLKTYLKDKNTKSFIILVNGRIVVEEYFNGHSANQIWQWNSAGKTLTSVLTGIAQQEGLLNINDKVSKYLGTGWTNTPAEKENLISCKHLLSMTSGIDDQQGEMTDPANLIYKADAGTRWAYHNIFQKQMDVIANASNLTFDNYFNLKLKNKIGMDGSWYHGTIYRIYYSSTRSMARFGLLALNKGKWKNEQIINDLFFNESISSSQNINQAYGYFWWLNGKKSFMIHNSQTVFNGYLIPNGPLDMYVAMGAADQRIYIIPSKKMVVIRMGESSNSNTALSDFDNELWIKINALIN; this comes from the coding sequence ATGTACTTTCCTCCTACTTCATCAACTATTTGGGAAACGAAAAGTATCAATAGTCTTAACTGGAATATAGGAGCTTTAGAATCTTTAAAAACATATTTAAAAGATAAAAATACTAAATCATTTATCATCTTAGTAAATGGTCGTATTGTAGTAGAAGAATATTTTAATGGCCATTCTGCTAATCAGATATGGCAATGGAATAGCGCTGGAAAAACACTAACTTCAGTCCTAACAGGAATAGCACAACAAGAAGGCTTATTAAACATAAATGATAAAGTTTCTAAATACTTAGGAACAGGATGGACTAATACTCCTGCTGAAAAAGAAAATCTAATAAGTTGTAAACATCTTTTAAGTATGACTTCTGGCATAGATGATCAGCAAGGAGAAATGACTGATCCTGCAAATCTTATTTACAAAGCAGATGCAGGTACACGATGGGCTTATCATAATATTTTTCAAAAACAAATGGACGTAATAGCAAATGCTAGCAATTTAACTTTTGATAACTATTTTAATTTAAAATTAAAAAATAAAATTGGCATGGATGGTTCCTGGTATCATGGTACTATATATAGAATATATTATAGTTCAACTAGGAGTATGGCGCGCTTTGGTTTATTAGCTCTTAATAAGGGAAAATGGAAAAATGAACAAATTATAAATGATTTATTTTTTAATGAAAGTATTTCTTCTTCACAAAATATAAATCAAGCCTATGGTTATTTTTGGTGGCTAAATGGAAAAAAATCATTTATGATTCACAATTCACAAACAGTATTTAACGGTTACTTAATACCAAATGGTCCTTTAGATATGTATGTTGCTATGGGTGCTGCTGATCAAAGAATATATATAATTCCTAGTAAGAAAATGGTAGTTATAAGAATGGGAGAATCCAGTAATTCTAATACTGCGCTATCCGATTTTGATAATGAATTATGGATAAAAATAAATGCGCTAATTAATTAG